The Larimichthys crocea isolate SSNF chromosome I, L_crocea_2.0, whole genome shotgun sequence genomic interval TGGAAGTCAATGAGCCAGCAGTGCATCCAATAGTGTATTTTTAAAGGATGATATAATAATAGTTTGAAGCAGGAACAATCAGCTGATTATTCCTGAAACCTAATATGATGGGTTGTTAAATGGTGATATAAAGTAGCAGTTTGACTATGAGTCAGGAGTGCCAGTCAGTGCAAGTCTGACAAAGAATATTTTAGTTACAAGGACCCATGTTCTTCAGTACATTGGTCCTTTAACAATTACTAACAACCAGGTATTTCAAAAGGCACCAACCAGACagtctatctgtctatctctAATAtgtttgcacggggtgtttttttggggggtaaCTCAAGTGATGCCTCTTGTATCTAACAGACAAGCTTAGTGATTACCTGAAATACCTTAGCCAGTAGATATTCCGCCACAGTACGTACAGTATGTCCCCTGGATGCCTAGTAGAAGTTGCACAGCCATCGGCCACTATCGGAGCCAAGTTCAGCAGTAGTTCGTAAAACTACTTATCACTGCCAATTAATTGGTGAAACTGATGAATTGATCAACCTCTATTGACAGGACTTCAGAGACAACAAGGATATGGGAATGCTTCCTTATcccttttaaaacaaacaacccatttcatgtcaaaagtaaaattagaaaaaaaactagGGTTCATTTTAATTAACGCAGATTAATCGGGCTGCGTTCATTAGTGGAATTAGGAAACTTTAGCCCACTCTCTAGCATAGTAGGTGGCGGTAATGCTCCTTAAACGCTTGTTGCCATCCGCCAAtaaatcaaagaagaagaatcaggCTGCGTGGTACCTGCTGGTGCCACTTTTGAGTCGGAAAAACACTCCACCCACACCTGCTTTGTCAATATGATGGAGGCAACATCTGATGCTAGCGTTAGCAGCCAGCGTCCACCTTGGCCATACATTCAGATGCAAACTGATGAAGTCTACTAACGACTGATTAACGAACTGCCTCACTATATGGACTGCAGGCTAATGGCAGTGTTAGAGGACAGGCAGAGGTTTTACAGATAGCATCCTCTGACggaacaaagacagagatgCCAATCTAATCTGtaacagcaaatatgttttcTAATGCTGACCAAACATAATGAGGAAATGCTGTTAATAAACTTTTCTGGcagtgttaaaatgttaaaaatgtgcaaTACACTATCCACTTGGACAGTGTGACCCTGTTATTATAATATAGAACTTTAAATCACAATATTTCCATAACTttaaccaaagtgcttttgttgcctaaatttaactaaacaaatatataatatatatgtatttatccCAGCTGCAATGAAAATGGATTGTGTGTTTGGTAAATTTAGGGGGAAGTACTTTTATGtatcagccaatcaggatgaTTTCTACATGGAAAACCCACACCACTTTGTGACCAAACCTTCCATTTGCAGTTGCACAAGAGAAGGTTGCTGTTCAACAATGATCTCGATGTTTGATGGAAATTTGGCTGCTTTGATTCTCCTTAGTACAGTATGTAAGTGTAATGCTAAACTAGTGGGAGAAAAATACTACTGTAAGTTTTTACTACACTGGAGCTGTGCAAAACTGGCATGTTGtaactctgttttttgtttcttttcttcagacCTGATTCAGCCTGCAGAGGTTCCTCACTACCTGTCTTTGACTGTGGCTGAACTTGGTGGGAATGTTACTCTGCAATGTCCAGTTCCTAAGGAGGAAGGCAAATTCTTTCATTGGTATAAGCAGTCTGTTGGACATATGGTCCAAAGAGTCGCTGCCGTAATTCTTGGCTCAATGACAGTCAGTGAACCTATTAACCCCCgttttacaataataaaagcagGTCGTCAGTATCGTCTAACCATCAGAAATGTCAGCAAAGAGGATGAAGCAACATACTTCTGTCAACATGGAGTTGCATATTCACAGAGTTTTGTTAATGGCATTTTCTTGGCTGTTAATGgtataatattttttactttcagaGTTTGTGCCTATACAAAAAGTCAAACAGATAAGTTAGATTGTGATTTGCTTTGACCTCTTTTTCATCTGAATCACACAGATCCTGATCAGCAGAAATCTGTCAATGTGAAGCAAAGTCAAGAGACGGCATCAGTCCAGCCGGGAGACTCAGTGACTCTCAAGTGTTCACTTCGCTCCAAGAACAAAGCCCGGTGTCCAGGTGAACCCAGTGTGTACTGGTTCAGAGCTGCATCAGGAGAATCTCATCCGGCCATGATTTACACTAACAGCAGTtatgaagaagaggaaagaaactgTGTCTACAGTCTGTCTAAAACTATAAGAGACTCCTCTGATACTGGGACTTACTACTGCACGGTGGCCACATGTGGACAGATCCTGTTTGGTGAAGGAACTAAAGTGGAGATAAGTACGTATTTACAGTAGAATTTAAAAGCATTTATGAGtgtaaaatatttctttaggctgatcattattatatttaatagattattatatgtgtttatatgtgtttatatgttaacgcaatatataaaattattCTGAAATGACCATCGGCTGACAGATGTAacaattaatgttaatgttaatgttaatgttaatcaaTGTTGTGGTTGctgaaaaaaaaggtaaacCAAAAAAgcatgacattttttaatttttatttcagaatcagaattagaCCCAGTTTACCTCGTGCTCGGAGTGCTGCTTGCctgctgtgtgactgtgatTGTCATCCTGATTTTCTATGTAAAGCGAAGCAGAATTTGTGAATTTTGCAAAGGTAGGTTGATCATACATAGATTTATGCAAAAGATACAACACTGATAACTGCTGACGGCGTTTTACGGGATCTTGCcctgcactgtactgtacagttacTGCACAACACAATATCCTGTTTCAAAAGAATACACAATATTTCAAAGGTTCTGAggactttgtttttatgaacagGAGCCATGAGTGCTGCAGAGTTAACTGCGGATCAATCAAATGATTTGGTAAATATGCTTTAGTATATTCTGCTTTCCCTTACGGCTTATAATTTTCATGAAGAAAAAGTTGGGACACTGTGtagaacataaataaaacagagtgcaATGACGTAAGTAAGCAAGTATTTTTTGACCTGACTTGTCTATGAATATGAAGCCACATCAGGATGGCAGCATACTTGCTCCAAAGCCTGTATATGTACCCATCAACATTAATGGTGCCTTCACAGATGTGAAAGTTGAACATACCATTAGcattaacacacccacaccacagatgctgtttttttttactttgtgctGGTAACAATCTGGGTGGTCCatgatttacaaaaacaatttgaaatgtggacTTATCAAATCACAGCATACTTTTGCCATCAGTACATCTTGGATGAGCTCAGGCTTTATTGTGTTTCTCTACGTTGTTGATATCTCGCTTGCATGGAGTCTTTACTTGCATTAGTAGATGCACTGATGCAACTGTGTTTCCTGTATTTTCTAAAGTTTTTCCAAGCCCATTTTTTAATTCAGGGCTGCCTATGGGACTGGGGTCAAAGGCATTCAAAGCTGGTTTTTGGCCTTTACATGGAAAGATTTCTCTGGaatctctgaatcttttaatgatattatagATTGTAGATGATGTAATCCCTACATTTATTGCAAAAGGGTGTTGAGAAACATTGTTCTTAAACTATTTACCAGCATAGTTTTTCACACTGTGGTGAACCTCACCATTCCTGTGAACGACTGAACCTTTCAAGGATATGAACTTTCATACCCAATTGTGATCCGAACACCTATGAGTTAAACAATtgactttacttttttaaatgtgttgcagTTATCAATTTCAGAATGAGTGTATATTTAGTAAAACAGTTTAGCTATTTGAACATGAAATATCATTAGCATAACATAGGTCTAAAAGGATTTGCAAACCATTGCATTCTGTTATTAgttttgagacattttacaCAGACTCTTGCATCTTTTCTGAAACTGTACACAGCATCTAGTTGCTTCTGGTTCTACTGCTGGTCTGATATATACACAGCaaaactgaaagagagaaacacatttttttttccaccattaCCAAGCCACTGAGCTGCAGATGATAATCATGATCAGAATAttaataatgtgattttaattatactgacatttaaaataagtaGTAATAGAGTTGTCATATTCAAGTAAACTAAACAGCATCTGTTTCCTCATCTAAACTGTAAATGCGTCAATAACAGACTGATACTCTTACATTTTTTCAGGATGGTGAAGCAGAGGCAGTGAACTATGCAGCACTGCATTTCTCCACAAGAAAACTGAAAAGAGGAAAGACCAGAGAGTCGCCACAAGAGTGTGTGTACTCTGTTGTTAAAACAGATTACCAAAATCAGCAACACCCCTCTTCATAGGCGGAGCAGGAGCAGTGAACTCCTCAGGGGGCCTCAGCTTAGCTTATGTTTCAGATAGTCTCCCACAGTGACATGAAGcagctgttcatattttctGAAGCATTGCATTTGGCAGATTTTATAGGAGAGGAGAGcgtttcacttgttttgtttattgattGCACAACATACATGCCAGTATTCTGTAGGGTCAACATGTGTGTGgaacttttgttttctgttgttttgttgacatAAAAACTTCCAAACCAACTTGTTTCATCTTATGTGAAATAACTCCATCCTCtatcatcattaataataaaaaaaaaaaactactatcCATTCATGTAACAGATTCTACATCCCAATTTCTCTTTCTCAGTATGACTCTCATACCCAGATTTCTTTCACACTACAGCAAATGTAGTAAGGGATAATACCTGACGAGGTATCCATTATCATTAATTAATGGACGACGGGGTATTCAAAACAATCTGACGTGCAGCATAACCTATTGATTCCCAGTTATGGAGATCTCAAAGGGCATTAATCCACTTATACCGTTGTCacttgtcaaagaaaaaaaaaagactattaatgtattcattttttttgcaatcAAAAGATTTTTTACAAGCCATGACTCTGTTTTCTTGTTAACACCTGAGGATTTAATACATGCAAATATAATTTCATCCCATAATGTTCTTATGCAAAGAAAACGTTGGGAAGAACTACACTCAGTGTTGTAAATAGGTGAACAGACAGATTTACTGGAACCACTCCAGTTCCTGGAATTAAGTATTCAGCCAGACCTCGGTATACCAGAGGTTAACTGTTAGTCTAACAATGAGGCTCCTGCTGTGACAATGCTGTTTGAGTGACATTTTGCTGACATATGGtcatatactgtacagcacCAGGGATTGCTGTAGcctttaaaggatcagtgtgtaggacaGTGGCATCTAACAGTGTACCTTAACCACTCCTCTACTTCCTAACATGGAGGAGACACTACACTACatgtaaaaaatgcaaaaaggcTGTACTACCTAGAACCCACGTTCTTTGTCTGTTCTCGGCTACTGTTGAAAGATGTAAAAGGCTCATTccaaggtaataaaaacatttcaggtgcttaaacactaatgaaaacatcattatgcatattatattcaatttctgtcatattctgtaaacagaggctcctaaatctgacacactggatctttaaaacTTCAGTAGTTTTCTTCCAATGAATTTCAGATAAGAGATAATACTGGTAACAATGAtacaagtaaaataaaagtgaataaaagtaGAAAGctgaaatacaatacaataaagtgAGATTGAAAAAAGAATAACATGAGACAGAAgctatttttaaagtttaataaaatTGCATACAATAACATACAAATCTGCTCTATAAATCCATTGTCCTGTTTTCTcctttgttttgaattattttgtcaaaagatttatattttatttgaataaagcCAATCAAATCTTGCATAAAGCCATAACATCAGGAGTTGAACACATATTCGCTTTCCTGTCTTATCTAACTTAACATATCAATACAGCTGTTGTTCTGCACCTTAGCTTGTTGAATGAAAAACATTAGCTGGTAAAAATGGAACTGCTAATCATTTTGCAGGCTTCACTGATTATGCATCTATCGTCTTCTTGTCTTCAAACGAAGACCATCTGATGATACCACACTTATTCTTTaactgtgatttaaaatgtggaCAATGtcaaatcacataaaaataaaatgactgttATAGGTGTTAATGACCAGACCCATTTTCCACTTCCAATTATGTCCATAATCAACAGAATTGGACA includes:
- the LOC104934722 gene encoding uncharacterized protein LOC104934722, with protein sequence MISMFDGNLAALILLSTVYLIQPAEVPHYLSLTVAELGGNVTLQCPVPKEEGKFFHWYKQSVGHMVQRVAAVILGSMTVSEPINPRFTIIKAGRQYRLTIRNVSKEDEATYFCQHGVAYSQSFVNGIFLAVNDPDQQKSVNVKQSQETASVQPGDSVTLKCSLRSKNKARCPGEPSVYWFRAASGESHPAMIYTNSSYEEEERNCVYSLSKTIRDSSDTGTYYCTVATCGQILFGEGTKVEIKSELDPVYLVLGVLLACCVTVIVILIFYVKRSRICEFCKEYTIFQRF